A single genomic interval of Deinococcus radiotolerans harbors:
- the tyrS gene encoding tyrosine--tRNA ligase: MQNEMTRQEPAPIRWNLPVDDQIELLRRGVVDLVSEDDLRRKLAKGQPLRVKLGADPTRPDLHLGHAVILRKMRQFQDLGHKVIMLIGDFTAMIGDPSGKSKTRPPLTLEQTRENAKSYLEQCRLILRQEPEVLEVRFNGEWLEPMGYADVIRLASRYTVARIMERDDFRKRFEGGVPIAVHELLYPLTQGYDSVALEADVELGGTDQLFNNLVGRALQRDYGQESQVVMTLPLLVGLDGTEKMSKSLDNYIGLTDEPHEMFAKLMKVPDPLLDNYFTLLTDLPRPRIEELLAGHPVAAHRELAREVVAWFHPDADLDAAEARFRSVAKGGIPQNIPTVTVPAAELANSADPERISLVKLVVLAGLEPSNGAARKLMQNRGLKLNGEAVTDAQASLTREQLSQEGGAVIQKGKDKFARLVLGS; this comes from the coding sequence ATGCAGAATGAAATGACCCGGCAAGAACCCGCCCCCATCCGATGGAACCTACCTGTGGACGACCAGATCGAGCTGCTGCGCCGCGGCGTCGTGGATCTGGTGTCTGAGGACGACCTGCGCCGAAAACTGGCCAAGGGTCAGCCGCTGCGCGTGAAGCTGGGCGCCGACCCGACCCGCCCGGACCTGCACCTGGGGCACGCTGTGATCCTGCGTAAGATGCGCCAGTTCCAGGACCTGGGCCACAAGGTGATCATGCTGATCGGTGATTTCACCGCGATGATCGGCGACCCCAGCGGCAAGAGCAAGACCCGCCCACCCCTGACGCTGGAGCAGACCCGCGAGAACGCCAAGAGCTACCTGGAGCAGTGCCGCCTGATCCTGCGCCAGGAACCCGAGGTGCTGGAAGTGCGTTTCAACGGCGAGTGGCTGGAGCCCATGGGGTACGCCGACGTGATCCGCCTGGCCAGCCGCTACACGGTCGCGCGCATCATGGAACGCGACGACTTCCGCAAGCGCTTTGAGGGTGGCGTGCCCATCGCCGTGCACGAGTTGCTGTATCCCCTCACGCAGGGCTACGACTCCGTGGCGCTGGAGGCAGACGTGGAGCTGGGCGGCACCGATCAGCTCTTCAACAACCTGGTGGGCCGCGCGCTGCAGCGGGATTACGGGCAGGAATCACAGGTTGTGATGACGCTGCCGCTGCTGGTGGGTCTGGACGGCACCGAGAAGATGTCCAAGAGCCTCGACAACTACATCGGCCTGACCGACGAGCCGCACGAGATGTTCGCGAAGCTGATGAAGGTGCCCGACCCGCTGCTGGACAACTACTTCACGCTGCTGACCGACCTGCCCCGCCCCCGCATCGAGGAGCTGCTGGCCGGACACCCGGTGGCCGCGCACCGCGAACTGGCGCGCGAGGTGGTGGCGTGGTTCCACCCGGACGCGGATCTGGACGCCGCCGAGGCCCGCTTCCGCAGCGTCGCCAAGGGGGGCATTCCGCAGAACATCCCGACCGTGACGGTGCCCGCGGCGGAACTGGCGAACAGTGCTGACCCCGAGCGGATCAGTCTGGTGAAGCTGGTGGTCCTGGCGGGCCTGGAGCCCAGCAACGGCGCGGCCCGCAAGCTGATGCAGAACCGGGGCCTGAAACTGAACGGGGAGGCTGTGACGGACGCGCAGGCCAGCCTGACCCGCGAGCAGCTGTCTCAGGAGGGCGGTGCGGTCATTCAGAAGGGCAAGGACAAGTTCGCGCGACTGGTTCTGGGGTCCTGA
- a CDS encoding MOSC domain-containing protein, translating into MKTIQELRDTFPRPGVIEWLGLRPARRAPVQSVPEVEAHPLVGLIGDHGKLAPPRLTALTGEAGEAARPANAPAIPGGPGRRQVTLIQAEHLPVIAALAGLNEASPEQLRRNIAVRGIPLLALKDRRFQIGEAILEGTGECHPCSRMEETLGEGGYNAVRGHGGLTARVIRGGVIRLGDQIRPLPSPDA; encoded by the coding sequence GTGAAGACCATTCAGGAGTTGCGTGACACCTTCCCCCGCCCCGGCGTGATCGAGTGGCTGGGGCTGCGCCCCGCGCGCCGCGCACCCGTGCAATCGGTGCCGGAGGTTGAGGCGCACCCGCTGGTCGGATTGATCGGCGATCACGGGAAACTCGCCCCGCCTCGCCTGACCGCCCTGACAGGCGAGGCGGGGGAGGCCGCACGCCCCGCGAACGCCCCCGCCATTCCCGGCGGGCCCGGGCGACGGCAGGTGACGCTGATCCAAGCCGAGCACCTGCCCGTGATCGCCGCGCTGGCCGGACTGAACGAGGCGAGCCCGGAACAGCTGCGCCGCAACATCGCCGTGCGCGGTATTCCCCTGCTGGCCCTGAAGGACCGCCGCTTCCAGATTGGCGAGGCGATCCTGGAAGGCACTGGCGAGTGCCACCCCTGCTCGCGCATGGAGGAAACCCTGGGTGAGGGCGGGTACAACGCCGTGCGCGGGCACGGCGGCCTGACCGCCCGCGTGATCCGGGGCGGCGTGATCAGATTGGGTGACCAGATCCGCCCGCTGCCCAGCCCGGACGCCTGA
- a CDS encoding YqhA family protein, protein MPKRPAPPLSRTRRVTLAGAFGFTRLIVELGVLSSFAFSLALFVAAIAQAYATIRAALGDLGEAHTTKSLIVAAVEQADTLLVGVALLIISFGLQALFVGRVQNVPRWLHIDSFDDLKQKLIGIVIVALSVNFFSVALEWKSGSDILVYGAAIAAVILAVGAYSVILSRLGHRPDAPDDQHAEP, encoded by the coding sequence ATGCCGAAGCGCCCCGCTCCGCCCCTGAGTCGCACGCGGCGCGTCACGCTGGCGGGCGCGTTCGGGTTCACGCGCCTGATCGTGGAGCTGGGCGTGCTGAGTTCCTTCGCGTTCAGCCTCGCGCTGTTCGTCGCGGCCATCGCACAGGCGTACGCGACGATCCGCGCGGCGCTGGGTGACCTGGGTGAGGCGCACACCACCAAGAGCCTGATCGTCGCGGCGGTCGAGCAGGCCGACACGCTGCTGGTGGGCGTGGCGCTGCTGATCATCTCGTTCGGCTTGCAGGCGCTGTTCGTGGGCCGCGTGCAGAACGTACCCCGCTGGCTGCACATCGACTCCTTCGACGACCTGAAACAGAAACTGATCGGCATCGTGATCGTGGCGCTCAGCGTGAACTTCTTCAGCGTCGCGCTGGAATGGAAGAGCGGGTCCGACATCCTCGTGTACGGCGCGGCCATTGCCGCCGTGATTCTCGCGGTGGGCGCGTACTCCGTGATTCTCTCGCGCCTCGGTCACCGCCCAGACGCGCCCGACGACCAGCATGCCGAACCTTGA
- a CDS encoding tRNA (adenine(22)-N(1))-methyltransferase TrmK yields the protein MPNLDARLQAALHLIQAETHADIGSDHAHLPIRLAQLGRITRGVIVEVNSGPLEHARVNVARAGLTDRLEVRAGNGLAPLAPGEVQSASMTGMGAQTMLGILTRTPGRVPDALVLQPNDSPEPLRRWAQESSYHVAAEVLAPGFWRYPVLRLERQSGPDPAYAGLPGNAALRYGPLLLREGSGLLREQVAADIARLTPLAAPGRAAEHDLHVAQSAAVWLSGNRK from the coding sequence ATGCCGAACCTTGACGCGCGCCTCCAGGCGGCCCTGCACCTGATCCAGGCCGAGACTCACGCGGACATCGGCAGTGACCACGCGCACCTCCCGATCAGGCTGGCCCAGCTGGGCCGCATCACTCGCGGCGTGATTGTCGAGGTGAACTCAGGCCCGCTGGAACACGCCCGCGTGAACGTCGCCCGCGCGGGCCTCACGGACCGCCTGGAGGTCCGCGCCGGGAACGGCCTGGCCCCGCTGGCGCCCGGCGAGGTGCAGAGTGCCAGCATGACCGGCATGGGCGCGCAGACCATGCTGGGCATCCTGACCCGCACGCCAGGGCGCGTGCCGGACGCGCTGGTGCTGCAACCGAATGACAGTCCGGAACCGCTGCGCCGCTGGGCGCAGGAAAGCAGCTACCACGTCGCGGCGGAGGTCCTGGCCCCCGGCTTCTGGCGGTACCCGGTGCTGAGGCTGGAACGCCAGTCCGGCCCTGACCCGGCCTACGCGGGCCTGCCCGGGAACGCGGCCCTGCGGTACGGCCCGCTGTTGCTGCGCGAGGGGAGCGGGCTGCTGCGTGAACAGGTCGCGGCGGACATCGCCCGTTTGACGCCGCTGGCCGCCCCAGGCCGCGCCGCCGAGCACGACCTGCACGTCGCGCAGAGCGCCGCCGTGTGGCTCTCAGGGAATAGAAAATAA
- the rny gene encoding ribonuclease Y yields MTIAWIIVGLLLGLVGGFLIGQSRGARQRAEIDNRLQQDAQREADRIRAQADTDARMARAEADQDRQDATRRIKEAAEREAQLSVQLAQFDAQLAQLDSQREQVSALRAGLEQERAQAKQDAAREREALSSDRQETRREREELKREIERLNRRAEQLDARGEKLDSLEERLEDRARHLSTQEQEIAARLHQADLKLFEIAGLSPEAARADILTRLDAELEEEKAIRVKAMQERATADAKRSARHVIAQAIQRSASETSAALSVSVVPIPNDAMKGRLIGREGRNIRAFEALTGVDLIIDDTPEAVILSSFNPVRREVAKHVLDALVADGRIHPTRIEEMVHKAQDEMKTFMHAQGEEAAIEAGVVGIKPGLVQLLGRMYFRTSYGQNVLKHSIQVAHLTGIMAGELGLDAGMARRAGLMHDVGKSIDREIDGTHVEIGINLAKRFGEPAEVIDAIAHHHDPENGETLYSVLVAAADAISAARPGARREELESYVRRLEMLEQIAVSFPGVQQAYAIQAGREVRVIVQPEKVTDAQATLLAREIAGRVEQDMEYPGQVQVTVVRESRAVEVAR; encoded by the coding sequence GTGACGATCGCATGGATCATCGTGGGGCTGCTGCTCGGATTGGTCGGGGGGTTCCTGATAGGGCAGAGTCGTGGGGCGCGGCAGCGCGCCGAGATCGACAACCGCCTGCAACAGGACGCCCAGCGTGAAGCGGATCGCATCCGCGCTCAGGCCGACACCGACGCCCGCATGGCGCGGGCCGAAGCTGACCAGGACAGGCAGGACGCCACCCGCAGAATCAAGGAAGCCGCCGAAAGAGAAGCTCAGCTCAGCGTTCAGCTTGCGCAGTTCGACGCGCAACTGGCCCAGCTTGACAGCCAGCGGGAGCAGGTCAGCGCCCTGCGCGCCGGGCTGGAACAGGAACGCGCGCAGGCCAAGCAGGACGCCGCCCGGGAACGCGAGGCGCTGAGCAGTGACCGCCAGGAAACCCGCCGGGAACGTGAGGAACTCAAGCGCGAGATCGAGCGGCTCAACCGCCGCGCCGAGCAGCTCGACGCGCGCGGCGAGAAACTCGACTCGCTGGAAGAGCGCCTCGAGGACCGCGCCCGGCATCTGAGCACGCAGGAGCAGGAGATCGCCGCGCGACTCCATCAGGCGGACCTCAAGTTGTTCGAGATCGCGGGCCTGTCCCCCGAGGCGGCCCGCGCGGACATCCTGACCCGCCTGGACGCCGAGCTGGAGGAGGAGAAGGCCATCCGCGTGAAGGCCATGCAGGAACGCGCCACCGCCGACGCGAAACGCTCGGCGCGGCACGTGATCGCGCAGGCCATCCAGCGCAGCGCCTCCGAGACGAGCGCCGCGCTGAGCGTATCGGTCGTGCCCATCCCGAACGACGCCATGAAGGGCCGCCTGATCGGCCGTGAGGGCCGCAACATCCGTGCCTTTGAGGCCCTGACCGGCGTGGACCTGATCATCGACGACACGCCCGAAGCGGTGATCCTCTCTAGCTTCAACCCGGTGCGGCGCGAGGTTGCCAAACACGTCCTGGACGCCTTGGTCGCCGACGGCCGCATACACCCGACCCGCATCGAGGAGATGGTGCACAAGGCGCAGGATGAGATGAAGACCTTCATGCACGCCCAGGGCGAGGAAGCCGCCATCGAGGCGGGCGTGGTCGGCATCAAGCCGGGCCTCGTGCAGCTGCTGGGCCGCATGTACTTCCGCACCAGCTACGGTCAGAACGTCCTGAAACACTCCATTCAGGTGGCGCACCTGACCGGCATCATGGCCGGTGAGCTGGGCTTGGACGCCGGCATGGCCCGCCGCGCGGGACTGATGCACGACGTCGGCAAGAGCATCGACCGCGAGATTGACGGCACGCACGTCGAGATCGGCATCAACCTCGCCAAGCGCTTCGGCGAGCCCGCCGAGGTCATCGACGCCATCGCGCACCACCACGACCCGGAGAACGGCGAGACGCTGTACTCCGTGCTCGTCGCCGCCGCCGACGCGATCAGCGCCGCCCGCCCTGGTGCGCGCCGCGAGGAACTGGAATCGTACGTGCGCCGCCTGGAGATGCTGGAACAGATCGCCGTATCGTTCCCCGGCGTGCAGCAGGCGTACGCCATCCAGGCCGGGCGCGAGGTACGCGTCATCGTGCAGCCGGAGAAGGTCACGGACGCCCAGGCGACCCTGCTGGCCCGCGAGATCGCCGGGCGGGTCGAGCAGGACATGGAGTACCCCGGGCAGGTGCAGGTGACCGTGGTGCGCGAGAGCCGCGCCGTGGAAGTCGCCCGCTGA